A portion of the Micromonospora tarapacensis genome contains these proteins:
- a CDS encoding cystathionine beta-synthase, with the protein MQYYDNVVEMIGNTPLVRLRNVAAGIRATVLAKVEYLNPGGSVKDRIALRMVEDAEAAGILRPGGTIVEPTSGNTGVGLALVAQLKGYRCVFVCPDKVSQDKQDVLRAYGAEVVVCPTAVAPEDPRSYYNVSDRLAREIPGAWKPNQYANPANPRSHYETTGPELWKQTEGRITHFVAGVGTGGTISGIGRYLKEASAGQVKVIGADPEGSVYSGGTGRPYLVEGVGEDFWPETYDRSVADQIIEVSDQQSFEMTRRLAREEGLLVGGSCGMAAVAALEVARAAGPDDVIVVLLPDGGRGYLSKIFNDSWMARYGFLDNSGSEPTVAEALVSKPGELPELVHVHPTETVRDAIDYMREYGVSQLPVLKAEPPVVTGEVAGSIAEKDLLDALFTGQAQLHDTIERHMAPPLPMIGGGQPVSEAVNLLEKSDAALVLIDGKPKGVLTRQDLLAHLGAR; encoded by the coding sequence GTGCAGTACTACGACAACGTCGTCGAGATGATCGGCAACACCCCGCTGGTGCGGCTACGCAACGTCGCAGCGGGCATCCGCGCGACCGTGCTGGCGAAGGTGGAGTACCTCAACCCCGGCGGGTCGGTGAAGGACCGGATCGCGCTGCGCATGGTGGAGGACGCGGAGGCGGCGGGCATCCTCCGGCCGGGCGGCACCATCGTCGAGCCGACCAGCGGCAACACCGGCGTCGGGCTCGCCCTGGTGGCTCAGCTCAAGGGCTACCGCTGTGTCTTCGTCTGCCCCGACAAGGTCAGCCAGGACAAGCAGGACGTGCTGCGGGCGTACGGCGCGGAGGTGGTGGTCTGCCCGACCGCCGTGGCGCCGGAGGATCCCCGCTCGTACTACAACGTCTCCGATCGGCTGGCCCGGGAGATCCCCGGCGCGTGGAAACCCAACCAGTACGCCAACCCGGCGAACCCGCGCTCGCACTACGAGACGACCGGCCCGGAGCTGTGGAAGCAGACCGAGGGCCGGATCACCCACTTCGTCGCCGGCGTGGGCACCGGCGGCACGATCTCCGGCATCGGGCGTTACCTGAAGGAGGCGTCCGCCGGACAGGTCAAGGTCATCGGCGCCGACCCGGAGGGCTCGGTCTACTCCGGCGGCACCGGCCGGCCCTACCTGGTCGAGGGGGTCGGCGAGGACTTCTGGCCGGAGACGTACGACCGGAGCGTCGCCGACCAGATCATCGAGGTGTCGGACCAGCAGTCCTTCGAGATGACCCGGCGGCTGGCCCGCGAGGAGGGGCTGCTGGTCGGCGGCTCCTGCGGGATGGCGGCGGTGGCGGCGCTGGAGGTGGCCCGCGCCGCCGGCCCGGACGACGTGATCGTGGTGCTGCTGCCGGACGGCGGCCGGGGCTATCTCTCCAAGATCTTCAACGATTCCTGGATGGCCCGCTACGGGTTCCTGGACAACTCCGGCTCCGAGCCGACCGTGGCGGAGGCGCTGGTCAGCAAGCCGGGTGAGCTGCCCGAGCTGGTGCACGTGCATCCGACCGAGACGGTCCGCGACGCGATCGACTACATGCGCGAGTACGGCGTCTCGCAACTGCCGGTGCTCAAGGCCGAACCGCCGGTGGTCACCGGCGAGGTGGCCGGCTCGATCGCCGAGAAGGACCTGCTGGATGCCCTCTTCACCGGGCAGGCACAGCTGCACGACACGATCGAGCGGCACATGGCGCCGCCGCTGCCGATGATCGGCGGCGGTCAGCCGGTCAGCGAGGCGGTGAACCTGCTGGAGAAGTCCGACGCGGCGCTGGTGCTGATCGACGGCAAGCCCAAGGGCGTACTGACCCGCCAGGACCTGCTGGCCCACCTCGGCGCCCGCTGA
- a CDS encoding YkvA family protein has protein sequence MAKTLKRGAAFVALARALTAGARGGPSLGARIGALPRMIAATARGEYDGGLRLAMMTAAAAYIASPVDVVPELFLAVFGLLDDAVMVTWLAGAVLAETERFLEWETRRSSVVPGQVVP, from the coding sequence ATGGCTAAGACGTTGAAGCGGGGTGCCGCGTTCGTGGCCCTGGCGCGGGCCCTGACCGCCGGTGCCCGGGGCGGGCCGTCGCTCGGGGCGCGGATCGGTGCGCTGCCCCGGATGATTGCGGCGACCGCCCGGGGCGAGTACGACGGTGGCCTCCGGCTGGCCATGATGACTGCGGCGGCGGCGTACATCGCCTCGCCTGTCGACGTGGTTCCAGAGCTGTTCCTCGCGGTGTTCGGCCTGCTGGACGACGCCGTGATGGTCACCTGGCTGGCCGGTGCGGTGCTCGCCGAGACCGAGCGGTTCCTGGAGTGGGAGACGCGGCGCAGCTCCGTGGTCCCCGGTCAGGTGGTGCCCTGA
- a CDS encoding SGNH/GDSL hydrolase family protein, whose protein sequence is MGVAGSVVPDRPRWRRALRVARLAAIGTGATAAAAAATTGVLLGQARQARRIIPTAEAPPPRCDGVYGAKFPGPAITMVVLGDSSAAGYGVHRRRETPGALLATGLSRRLQRPVRLHRFAVVGAISAGLRFQVEAALEAGPDVAVILIGGNDVTNRTPPTLAVRYLVEGVRALRAAGVEVVVGTCPDLGAIRPIQPPLRWLARRWSRQLAAAQTVAVVSAGGWTVSLGDLLGPRFTAEPGRMFSWDRFHPSADGYAMAAAALLPTVLSALGYGAERRPSPMRLEGVRSLPKAAQQAARHPGTEVSGTQVRGSDSGPAGRWAQLRRRGFFGAGATPQSAPTAGSPAVEGRT, encoded by the coding sequence ATGGGGGTCGCTGGTTCCGTCGTACCGGATCGTCCGCGCTGGCGGCGCGCCCTGCGGGTGGCCCGGCTGGCCGCGATCGGCACCGGCGCCACCGCGGCGGCGGCCGCGGCGACCACCGGTGTGCTTCTCGGTCAGGCCCGCCAGGCCCGCCGCATCATCCCGACGGCCGAGGCGCCGCCACCGCGCTGCGACGGCGTCTACGGCGCGAAGTTTCCCGGGCCCGCGATCACCATGGTCGTCCTCGGTGACTCGTCGGCCGCCGGGTACGGCGTGCACCGGCGCCGCGAGACACCCGGCGCGCTGCTGGCGACCGGCCTGTCCCGGCGCCTCCAGCGGCCGGTCCGCCTGCACCGCTTCGCCGTGGTGGGCGCCATCTCGGCCGGGCTTCGATTCCAGGTCGAGGCGGCCCTGGAGGCCGGCCCCGACGTCGCGGTCATCCTGATCGGCGGCAACGACGTGACAAACCGGACGCCGCCCACCCTGGCCGTGCGCTACCTCGTCGAGGGGGTCCGGGCGCTGCGGGCGGCCGGGGTCGAGGTGGTCGTCGGCACCTGCCCCGACCTGGGGGCGATCCGCCCCATCCAGCCGCCGCTGCGGTGGCTGGCCCGCCGGTGGAGCCGCCAGCTCGCCGCCGCGCAGACCGTCGCGGTCGTCTCTGCCGGTGGTTGGACGGTCTCCCTCGGTGACCTGCTCGGCCCCCGGTTCACCGCCGAACCGGGGCGGATGTTCTCCTGGGACCGGTTCCACCCCTCCGCCGACGGCTACGCCATGGCCGCCGCCGCCCTGCTGCCCACGGTCCTCTCCGCGTTGGGGTACGGCGCCGAACGCAGGCCTTCGCCCATGCGTCTGGAGGGCGTACGGTCGTTGCCGAAGGCCGCTCAGCAGGCGGCCCGGCACCCGGGGACGGAGGTCAGCGGTACGCAGGTCCGGGGCAGCGACAGCGGCCCCGCCGGCCGTTGGGCGCAACTACGCCGGCGGGGATTCTTCGGTGCCGGGGCGACGCCGCAGTCAGCTCCCACCGCCGGCTCACCCGCCGTGGAAGGACGCACATGA
- a CDS encoding acetyl-CoA C-acetyltransferase, giving the protein MPIESSRDAVIVATARSPIGRAHKGSLRDLRPDDLAATIVQAALDKVPQLDPQQIDDFYLGCGLPGGEQGFNIARVVAVLMGLDRLPGATTTRYCASSLQTTRMAMHAIRAGEGDVFISAGVEIVSRYARGSSDGLPPEAQALVGRWENPRFAQARERSKARTEASAPVWTDPREKDALPDVYLAMGQTAENLAQVYDVTRAEMDAFGVRSQNLAEKAIADGFWAREITPVTTPDGTVVSSDDGPRAGVTLEAVSALKPVFRPDGRITAGNCCPLNDGAAAVVVMSAQRAEELGVTPLARIVSTGVTALSPEIMGLGPVEASRQALARAGMTIDDVDLVEINEAFAAQVIPSYRQLGIPEEKLNVAGGAIAVGHPFGMTGARITGTLLNALQWHDRTIGLETMCVGGGQGMAMVLERLT; this is encoded by the coding sequence ATGCCGATTGAGTCGTCCCGCGACGCCGTCATCGTCGCCACCGCCCGCTCCCCCATCGGCCGGGCCCACAAGGGGTCCCTGCGCGACCTCCGCCCGGACGACCTTGCCGCGACCATCGTGCAGGCCGCCCTGGACAAGGTCCCCCAGCTCGACCCGCAGCAGATCGACGATTTCTACCTCGGGTGCGGCCTGCCCGGCGGCGAGCAGGGATTCAACATCGCCCGGGTGGTCGCGGTACTGATGGGCCTCGACCGGCTGCCCGGTGCCACCACCACCCGCTACTGCGCCTCCTCGTTGCAGACCACCCGGATGGCGATGCACGCGATCCGGGCCGGCGAGGGCGACGTCTTCATCTCCGCCGGGGTGGAGATCGTCTCCCGCTACGCCCGGGGCAGCTCCGACGGGTTGCCGCCGGAGGCGCAGGCCCTGGTCGGCCGCTGGGAGAATCCCCGCTTCGCGCAGGCGCGCGAGCGGTCCAAGGCCCGTACCGAGGCCAGCGCGCCGGTCTGGACCGACCCGCGTGAGAAGGATGCGCTGCCGGACGTCTACCTGGCCATGGGGCAGACCGCCGAGAACCTCGCCCAGGTGTACGACGTGACCCGCGCGGAGATGGACGCGTTCGGCGTACGCAGCCAGAACCTGGCCGAGAAGGCGATCGCCGACGGCTTCTGGGCCCGGGAGATCACCCCGGTCACCACCCCCGACGGCACGGTGGTCAGCAGTGACGACGGCCCGCGCGCCGGGGTGACCCTGGAGGCCGTCTCCGCCCTCAAACCGGTCTTCCGCCCGGACGGACGGATCACCGCCGGCAACTGCTGCCCGCTCAACGACGGGGCCGCCGCCGTGGTCGTGATGAGCGCCCAGCGGGCCGAGGAACTTGGCGTCACCCCGCTGGCTCGGATCGTCTCCACGGGCGTCACCGCCCTGTCGCCGGAGATCATGGGCCTCGGCCCGGTCGAGGCGAGCCGGCAGGCGCTGGCGCGGGCCGGCATGACCATCGACGACGTCGACCTGGTCGAGATCAACGAGGCGTTCGCCGCCCAGGTGATCCCGTCGTACCGCCAGCTCGGCATCCCCGAGGAGAAGCTGAACGTCGCGGGCGGCGCGATCGCCGTCGGCCACCCCTTCGGGATGACCGGCGCCCGGATCACCGGCACGCTGCTCAACGCCCTGCAGTGGCACGACAGGACCATCGGTCTGGAGACGATGTGCGTCGGCGGCGGGCAGGGCATGGCGATGGTTCTGGAACGTCTGACCTGA
- a CDS encoding Bax inhibitor-1/YccA family protein, producing MKTSNPVLARLGQAAERERAAGYAPTGPYGQPGHPQQYPPQAGYPGAAGFPSAPPAVTPMSIDDVVVKTVMLLGILGVTAAAAWVLVPDALLGVAWIGAAVVGLVLGLIISFSRMANPALVVAYAVVEGVLVGAVSKFFESLYDGIVLQAVTATFGVFFVMAMLYRARVIRATPKFVKGMIAVMAGLFAVMLINLVLALFGVNTGLRDGSPLAIGFSIVCIVVASLSFILSFKEVEDGVRMGLPQRYSWVAAFGILVSLIWLYIEMLRLISYFQGDD from the coding sequence GTGAAGACCTCGAACCCGGTGCTCGCCCGGCTCGGCCAGGCGGCCGAGCGGGAGCGGGCCGCTGGGTACGCCCCGACCGGGCCGTACGGACAGCCCGGTCATCCCCAGCAGTACCCCCCGCAGGCCGGTTACCCCGGTGCGGCGGGCTTCCCGTCCGCTCCGCCGGCCGTCACCCCCATGTCGATCGACGACGTGGTGGTCAAGACGGTCATGCTCCTGGGCATCCTCGGCGTCACCGCCGCGGCGGCGTGGGTGCTGGTCCCCGACGCGCTGCTCGGCGTCGCCTGGATCGGTGCCGCGGTCGTCGGCCTGGTGCTCGGCCTGATCATCTCCTTCTCCCGGATGGCGAACCCGGCGCTGGTCGTCGCGTACGCCGTCGTCGAGGGCGTCCTGGTCGGCGCGGTCAGCAAGTTCTTCGAATCGCTGTACGACGGCATCGTGCTCCAGGCGGTGACCGCCACCTTCGGTGTCTTCTTCGTGATGGCCATGCTCTACCGGGCACGGGTCATCCGGGCGACGCCGAAGTTCGTCAAGGGCATGATCGCGGTGATGGCGGGCCTGTTCGCCGTCATGCTGATCAACCTGGTGCTGGCGCTGTTCGGCGTCAACACCGGCCTGCGGGACGGCAGCCCGCTGGCCATCGGGTTCAGCATCGTCTGCATCGTGGTCGCCTCGCTGAGCTTCATCCTCAGCTTCAAGGAGGTCGAGGACGGCGTCCGGATGGGCCTGCCGCAGCGCTATTCCTGGGTGGCCGCGTTCGGCATCCTGGTCAGCCTGATCTGGCTCTACATCGAGATGCTGCGCCTGATCAGCTATTTCCAGGGCGACGACTGA
- a CDS encoding NAD(P)/FAD-dependent oxidoreductase has translation MNPKRILVVGAGHVGLYAALRLSKKLSSREAEVVVVDPQPHMTYQPFLPEAAAGNISPRHSVVPLRRELRRCTIVAGAVTRIDHASRTATVQPIVGPVREITYDHVVIAPGSVSRTLPIPGLHEHGIGFKTIGEAIYLRNHVLEQLDVAAATPDPEVRRRALTFVFVGGGYAGIEALAEMEDMARDALKYYPELRPSDMRWVLVEATQRVLPEVDRDMGAYTVQQLLKRDMDIRLDTRLESCVDGVVELSDGDRFSADTIVWTAGVKPSPMLDATDFPREERRRVTCLPTLQVVDGDRVVEGAWSAGDCAAVPDLTKPPGNYCSPSAQHAVRQAQRMADNIVAVVRGREPVAYKHKHAGSVASLGLHKGVAQVYGVKMTGWPAWFMHRTYHMSRIPSFNRKVRVVVDWTLAFFLKREVVALGQLHDPREEFAEASQPRGKG, from the coding sequence GTGAATCCGAAGCGGATCCTTGTGGTGGGCGCCGGGCACGTCGGTCTCTACGCGGCGCTGCGCCTGTCGAAGAAGCTGAGTTCCCGCGAGGCTGAGGTCGTCGTCGTCGATCCCCAGCCGCACATGACGTACCAGCCGTTCCTGCCCGAGGCCGCGGCGGGAAACATCTCGCCGCGACACTCCGTGGTGCCGCTGCGTCGGGAGTTGCGCCGGTGCACGATCGTGGCCGGCGCGGTGACCCGGATCGACCACGCGAGCAGGACCGCCACCGTGCAGCCGATCGTCGGCCCGGTGCGGGAGATCACGTACGACCATGTGGTGATCGCCCCCGGCTCGGTCTCCCGGACCCTGCCGATCCCCGGCCTGCACGAGCACGGCATCGGCTTCAAGACCATCGGTGAGGCCATCTACCTGCGCAACCACGTGCTGGAGCAGCTGGACGTGGCCGCGGCGACGCCCGACCCCGAGGTGCGCCGCCGCGCGCTGACCTTCGTCTTCGTCGGCGGCGGGTACGCCGGCATCGAGGCGCTCGCCGAGATGGAGGACATGGCCCGGGACGCCCTGAAGTACTACCCGGAGCTGAGGCCGTCGGACATGCGGTGGGTGCTGGTCGAGGCCACCCAGCGGGTGTTGCCCGAGGTCGACCGGGACATGGGCGCCTACACGGTGCAGCAGCTGCTCAAGCGGGACATGGACATCCGGCTGGACACCCGGCTGGAGTCCTGCGTCGACGGGGTGGTCGAGCTTTCCGACGGCGACAGGTTCAGCGCGGACACCATCGTCTGGACCGCGGGGGTGAAGCCGTCGCCGATGCTGGACGCGACGGACTTCCCGCGCGAGGAGCGGCGCCGGGTCACCTGCCTGCCGACCCTCCAGGTGGTCGACGGTGACCGGGTGGTCGAGGGCGCCTGGAGCGCGGGTGACTGCGCCGCCGTGCCGGACCTGACCAAGCCGCCGGGCAACTACTGTTCGCCGAGCGCTCAGCACGCGGTGCGCCAGGCGCAGCGGATGGCCGACAACATCGTGGCCGTGGTCCGGGGCCGGGAGCCGGTCGCGTACAAGCACAAGCACGCGGGCAGCGTGGCCAGCCTCGGCCTGCACAAGGGCGTGGCCCAGGTCTACGGCGTCAAGATGACCGGGTGGCCCGCGTGGTTCATGCACCGGACGTACCACATGAGCCGGATCCCGTCGTTCAACCGCAAGGTCCGGGTCGTGGTCGACTGGACGCTGGCGTTCTTCCTCAAGCGCGAGGTGGTCGCCCTCGGCCAGTTGCACGACCCTCGCGAGGAGTTCGCCGAGGCGTCCCAGCCGCGCGGCAAGGGGTGA
- a CDS encoding AAA family ATPase, translating to MNDVGRTMPPTEVGRLARAVLDAVGQVVVGKRDSLELVLAGILAGGHVLLEDLPGLGKTLTARSFAQALGLDFRRLQFTPDLLPADVTGSFLYDQRSGDFTFRAGPVFTNLLLADEINRTPPKTQSALLEAMQEKQVSVEGVTYRLDEPFHVLATANPIEYEGTYPLPEAQLDRFLLRVSFGYPDQEEEWEVLRRRMARRREEADIKPVVDAGTLRAMQAALEDVVVEDSVGRYIVALTAATREHPSVLVGASPRGSLALLLLARVRAVFSGRDYVVPEDVKDVAAPALSHRITLRPEMWLRRVDPSFVVGEVLDATPAPASGALPSYAAGRPGH from the coding sequence ATGAACGACGTCGGCCGGACCATGCCCCCCACCGAGGTCGGCCGCCTCGCCCGGGCGGTACTGGACGCGGTGGGTCAGGTCGTGGTCGGCAAGCGGGACTCCCTGGAACTGGTCCTGGCCGGCATCCTGGCCGGCGGGCACGTCCTGCTGGAGGACCTGCCGGGCCTGGGCAAGACGCTCACCGCGCGGTCCTTCGCCCAGGCGCTCGGGCTGGACTTCCGGCGCCTCCAGTTCACCCCGGACCTGCTGCCCGCCGACGTCACCGGTTCGTTCCTCTACGACCAGCGCAGCGGCGACTTCACGTTCCGGGCCGGGCCGGTCTTCACCAACCTGCTGCTCGCCGACGAGATCAACCGGACCCCGCCGAAAACCCAGTCGGCGCTGCTGGAGGCGATGCAGGAGAAGCAGGTCTCGGTGGAGGGTGTGACCTACCGGCTGGACGAGCCGTTCCACGTGCTGGCGACCGCCAACCCCATCGAGTACGAGGGCACCTACCCGCTGCCGGAGGCGCAGCTGGACCGGTTCCTGCTGCGGGTGTCGTTCGGCTACCCCGACCAGGAGGAGGAGTGGGAGGTGCTGCGCCGGCGGATGGCGCGCCGCCGCGAGGAGGCCGACATCAAGCCGGTCGTCGACGCGGGCACCCTGCGCGCCATGCAGGCCGCGCTGGAGGACGTGGTGGTCGAGGACTCGGTCGGCCGCTACATCGTGGCGCTCACCGCGGCCACCCGGGAGCACCCGTCCGTGCTGGTCGGCGCGTCACCGCGCGGCTCGCTGGCGCTGCTGCTGCTGGCCCGGGTACGCGCGGTGTTCTCCGGGCGGGACTACGTCGTGCCGGAGGACGTCAAGGACGTCGCGGCGCCGGCACTGTCGCACCGGATCACCCTGCGCCCGGAGATGTGGCTGCGGCGGGTGGATCCGTCCTTCGTGGTCGGCGAGGTCCTCGACGCCACCCCGGCGCCGGCCAGTGGTGCCCTGCCCAGCTACGCCGCCGGCCGGCCGGGGCACTGA
- a CDS encoding DUF4129 domain-containing protein, with translation MDVVRRWWPVAAVVALLAAAALAAANSSIGASRIPPGAKDAPFVLEYPSGDPRPSIPAEPREAAEQTRTEIPSWLGTAALVLLGLALLAVLGYLAWVLMRGVARRVTRALPAQPTRRGTGGTAAEVVAAVDAGLVELDDRATDPRTAVIACWVRLEEAAAGAGVSRLAGDTPTDLVTRLLRGDPSTGVPAIVSADVLAEFAQVYREARYATRPVGEQTRDQARAALRRLRGELTAAVTA, from the coding sequence ATGGACGTCGTGCGCAGGTGGTGGCCGGTGGCGGCGGTGGTTGCCCTGCTCGCCGCCGCCGCCCTGGCCGCCGCGAACTCCTCGATCGGCGCGAGCCGGATCCCGCCCGGCGCGAAGGATGCGCCTTTCGTCCTGGAATACCCCAGCGGTGACCCGCGCCCGTCGATCCCGGCAGAGCCCCGGGAGGCCGCCGAGCAGACCCGCACCGAGATCCCGTCCTGGCTCGGCACGGCGGCGCTGGTGCTGCTCGGGCTGGCGCTGCTCGCCGTCCTCGGCTACCTGGCCTGGGTCCTGATGCGGGGGGTGGCCCGCCGGGTCACCCGGGCACTGCCGGCGCAGCCGACCCGGCGCGGCACCGGGGGCACCGCGGCCGAGGTGGTGGCGGCCGTCGACGCCGGCCTGGTCGAGCTGGACGACCGCGCCACCGACCCGCGCACGGCGGTGATCGCCTGCTGGGTACGCCTCGAAGAGGCAGCCGCCGGTGCCGGCGTGTCCCGGCTGGCCGGCGACACCCCCACCGACCTGGTCACCCGGCTGCTGCGCGGTGACCCGTCCACGGGAGTGCCGGCGATCGTCAGCGCCGACGTGCTGGCCGAGTTCGCGCAGGTCTACCGCGAGGCCCGGTACGCCACCCGTCCGGTCGGCGAGCAGACCCGTGACCAGGCCCGCGCGGCCCTACGCCGGCTGCGCGGCGAACTCACCGCAGCGGTGACGGCATGA
- a CDS encoding uracil-DNA glycosylase: MVESHTSREVVARAARAADLADLDAAVADCFACPRLVDWREEVARTRRAAFRDQEYWGRPVPGFGDPAARIAILGLAPAAHGGNRTGRVFTGDRSGDVLFAALHRAGLANQPTSVAADDGLALRQTRIFAAVRCAPPDNKPTPAERDTCAPWLHREVELLRPSLRVVVALGAFAWAAWWPALRAVYGLRPPTPRPPFGHGAHWSGTAVPELLGCYHVSQQNTFTGRLTPGMLDDVFARAKRLAGVD; the protein is encoded by the coding sequence TTGGTTGAGTCGCATACCTCACGCGAGGTCGTCGCCCGTGCGGCGCGCGCGGCCGACCTGGCCGACCTCGACGCGGCCGTCGCCGACTGCTTCGCCTGCCCCCGGCTGGTCGACTGGCGGGAGGAGGTGGCCCGCACGAGGCGGGCGGCGTTCCGTGACCAGGAGTACTGGGGGCGGCCGGTGCCCGGCTTCGGTGATCCCGCGGCCCGGATCGCGATCCTCGGCCTGGCTCCCGCCGCGCACGGCGGTAACCGCACCGGGCGGGTCTTCACCGGCGACCGCTCCGGCGACGTCCTCTTCGCCGCGCTGCACCGCGCCGGCCTGGCCAACCAACCGACAAGTGTGGCCGCCGACGACGGGCTGGCGCTGCGGCAGACGCGGATCTTCGCCGCCGTGCGCTGCGCCCCGCCGGACAACAAGCCGACCCCGGCCGAGCGGGACACCTGCGCACCCTGGTTGCACCGGGAGGTCGAACTGCTCCGGCCGTCGCTGCGGGTGGTGGTGGCGCTCGGTGCCTTCGCCTGGGCCGCCTGGTGGCCGGCGTTGCGTGCGGTGTACGGCCTCCGTCCGCCCACCCCGCGCCCACCGTTCGGTCATGGGGCACACTGGTCCGGCACGGCCGTACCGGAACTGCTCGGCTGTTATCACGTCAGCCAGCAGAACACCTTCACCGGGCGGCTGACACCAGGGATGCTGGACGATGTGTTCGCCCGGGCGAAACGATTGGCCGGGGTCGACTGA
- a CDS encoding dienelactone hydrolase family protein, whose product MGEMVTYRGDSGTGEGYLAIPATGTASPAVIVIQDWWGLVPHIRSVVDRFAEAGFVALAPDFRRGEPAGRPSEPRQMLNGPQMDETAREIAAAADYLAGRIEVTGKVGCAGFCAGASLALWSASFSERIVATTAFYPRLPWEGMRAEWTDYAGKDALVHCSEADGTSADPGMQAVRRAIENAGGTCQLHDYPGTAHAFFNEDRPEKFDRRAATSAWARTLELFRAKLG is encoded by the coding sequence ATGGGCGAGATGGTGACCTACCGTGGCGATTCTGGTACGGGTGAGGGATATCTCGCGATACCCGCCACCGGCACGGCCAGCCCGGCGGTGATCGTCATCCAGGACTGGTGGGGTCTGGTGCCCCACATCCGGTCGGTGGTGGACCGCTTCGCCGAGGCGGGCTTCGTCGCCCTCGCGCCGGACTTCCGCCGCGGCGAGCCGGCCGGTAGGCCGAGCGAGCCCCGGCAGATGCTGAACGGACCACAGATGGACGAGACGGCGCGCGAGATCGCCGCCGCCGCCGACTACCTCGCCGGCCGCATCGAGGTCACCGGCAAGGTCGGTTGCGCGGGATTCTGCGCCGGTGCGAGCCTGGCGCTGTGGTCGGCGAGTTTCTCCGAGCGGATCGTCGCCACCACGGCCTTCTATCCACGGCTGCCGTGGGAGGGCATGCGCGCCGAGTGGACCGACTACGCGGGCAAGGACGCGCTCGTGCACTGTTCGGAGGCGGACGGCACCTCCGCCGACCCGGGCATGCAGGCGGTACGGCGGGCCATCGAGAACGCCGGCGGCACCTGCCAGCTGCACGACTATCCAGGCACCGCGCACGCCTTCTTCAACGAGGACCGGCCCGAGAAGTTCGATCGGCGGGCCGCCACCAGCGCCTGGGCGCGTACCCTCGAACTCTTCCGGGCCAAGCTTGGTTGA
- a CDS encoding LppU/SCO3897 family protein — protein sequence MSEQVAPPPAPDAPQTPSSAPASLGEAGAQPASPVEPEQKSGGRKKLLGVVGAIVAFAVVAGLKFGLAGFFDSDEAAEAKAGDCIAELSEAIGDEEVEVDGAKVVPCTDTAAVYNVVGRVDGQTEAQASSGEACEPYVNEDEYFVFYNIKPGGTGYLLCLTKKV from the coding sequence GTGTCAGAGCAGGTCGCACCGCCCCCCGCGCCGGACGCTCCGCAGACCCCGTCGAGCGCGCCGGCATCTCTCGGGGAGGCGGGCGCGCAGCCGGCGTCGCCGGTCGAGCCGGAGCAGAAGTCCGGTGGCAGGAAGAAGTTGCTCGGCGTCGTCGGCGCGATCGTCGCGTTCGCGGTCGTGGCGGGTCTGAAGTTCGGCCTGGCCGGCTTCTTCGACTCCGACGAGGCGGCCGAGGCGAAGGCCGGTGACTGCATCGCCGAGTTGTCCGAGGCGATCGGCGACGAGGAGGTCGAGGTCGACGGCGCGAAGGTGGTTCCGTGCACCGACACCGCCGCCGTGTACAACGTGGTCGGCCGGGTCGACGGCCAGACCGAGGCACAGGCCAGCTCCGGGGAGGCGTGCGAGCCGTACGTCAACGAGGACGAGTACTTCGTCTTCTACAACATCAAGCCCGGCGGCACCGGCTACCTGCTCTGCCTCACCAAGAAGGTCTGA